One genomic region from Oncorhynchus clarkii lewisi isolate Uvic-CL-2024 chromosome 21, UVic_Ocla_1.0, whole genome shotgun sequence encodes:
- the LOC139379291 gene encoding 4-galactosyl-N-acetylglucosaminide 3-alpha-L-fucosyltransferase 9-like: protein MSTPASQSGLRPVLMMTFLLGLSFMYYKPQIKFLSCPIKTKHTMPRQPFRMTIILIWPLDHTFDIDSCAYFNIKGCHLTVDKNLYSKAHGVIFHHRDIHGDLKNMPQEQRPWFQKWVWWNAESPANTNRIPGVDHLFNLTASYRLDSDIKVPYGSLVEVRSEDNIFELPKKDKLVCWIVSNWNPNYKRVQVFNELNRHVKIEAYGRHFSRYLENEDYSKTLSSCKFYLAFENSIYKDYATEKLFNAMKLGAVPVVLGPSRDNYEQFMPRDSFIHVDDFSSTEELAKKLLFLDQNKEEYMWYFTWRKNFEVQQGYFGLEHTCRS from the exons ATGTCCACTCCGGCTTCCCAGAGTGGTCTACGGCCTGTTCTGATGATGACATTCTTACTGGGCTTATCCTTCATGTACTACAAACCCCAGATCAAGTTCCTCTCATGCCCTATCAA AACCAAACACACCATGCCCAGACAACCATTCAGGATGACTATCATTTTGATCTGGCCACTTGATCACACCTTTGACATAGACTCTTGTGCCTACTTTAACATCAAAGGCTGTCACCTAACAGTGGATAAAAACCTTTACAGCAAGGCGCACGGTGTCATATTCCACCATAGAGACATCCATGGAGACCTGAAGAACATGCCCCAAGAGCAACGTCCATGGTTCCAGAAATGGGTGTGGTGGAATGCAGAATCACCGGCTAACACAAACAGGATCCCTGGTGTTGACCACTTGTTCAATTTGACTGCCAGTTATCGACTGGATTCTGATATCAAGGTTCCATATGGGTCGCTTGTCGAGGTAAGAAGTGAGGATAACATCTTTGAGCTGCCCAAGAAGGACAAATTAGTCTGCTGGATAGTGAGCAACTGGAACCCAAACTACAAGAGGGTACAGGTGTTCAACGAGCTCAATAGGCATGTCAAAATAGAGGCCTATGGGAGACATTTTAGTAGATACCTAGAAAACGAAGACTACTCAAAGACGCTGTCCAGCTGTAAATTCTACCTGGCATTTGAAAACTCCATCTACAAAGACTATGCTACAGAGAAGCTGTTCAACGCTATGAAGTTGGGAGCAGTGCCCGTTGTTCTAGGTCCATCCAGGGACAACTACGAGCAATTTATGCCAAGGGACTCTTTCATCCATGTGGATGATTTCTCCTCTACAGAGGAGCTGGCAAAGAAGCTTCTCTTTCTCGACCAGAACAAGGAAGAATACATGTGGTACTTCACCTGGCGAAAGAACTTTGAAGTTCAACAAGGGTATTTTGGACTTGAGCACACCTGTCGCTCGTGA